From a single Epinephelus fuscoguttatus linkage group LG18, E.fuscoguttatus.final_Chr_v1 genomic region:
- the LOC125906216 gene encoding major histocompatibility complex class I-related gene protein-like isoform X1 translates to MKLLLLFLFCHVSSPVKHSLEYLLTTSSGVPDFPDFVGTAVVDDILVANCNTNEKIIEPKQDWMKKIFQHFPEYMEEYTQMCLVNLPYGFKTTIFRLKQDLNQTGGIHTLQERIGCEWDDETGEVNGFNQYGYDGEDLMSFDLKTLTWIAAKPQAVITKITWDASRYVVLDVDGIYVTQICPFFLKVYVSYGNSVLLRTDLPSVSLLQKSPSSLVSCHATGFYPDRAMMFWRKDGEEIHEDVDIGEILPNHDGSFQMSVDLNLSSVPPEDWRSYDCVFHLSGVKDDIITKLDKAVIRTNLVSPSQFPAGPVIGVVVGLLLLLALCITGLFLWRRNHHGFRPANNSSSQLDNTLALTDDNSQ, encoded by the exons atgaagtTACTTTTGTTGTTTCTCTTCTGTCATGTTTCATCTCCAG TGAAACACTCCCTGGAGTACTTGTTAACTACGTCTTCTGGAGTTCCAGACTTCCCAGACTTTGTGGGTACTGCAGTGGTTGATGACATTTTGGTGGCAAACTGCAACACCAATGAAAAGATAATAGAACCGAAACAGGACTGGatgaaaaaaatctttcaaCATTTTCCTGAGTACATGGAGGAGTACACTCAAATGTGTCTTGTGAATCTGCCATACGGGTTTAAAACTACGATCTTCCGTTTGAAGCAGGACTTGAACCAAACTGGAG gtaTTCACACCTTGCAGGAGAGGATAGGCTGTGAGTGGGACGATGAGACTGGAGAGGTTAATGGTTTTAATCAGTATGGTTATGATGGAGAAGACTTAATGTCATTCGACCTGAAGACACTGACATGGATTGCTGCGAAACCACAGGCTGTCATCACTAAAATTACATGGGATGCCTCCAGATATGTAGTTTTAGATGTGGATGGGATTTATGTCACTCAGATATGCCCATTTTTTCTGAAGGTATATGTATCCTATGGCAACAGCGTTCTGCTGAGAACAG ACCTTCCCTCAGTGTCTCTCCTCCAGAAGTCTCCCTCCTCTCTAGTCAGCTGCCACGCTACAGGTTTCTACCCTGACAGAGCCATGATGTtctggaggaaagatggagaggagattCATGAGGACGTGGACATCGGAGAGATCCTCCCCAACCATGATGGATCCTTCCAGATGAGTGTTGACCTGAACCTTTCATCAGTCCCACCTGAAGACTGGAGGAGCTACGACTGTGTGTTTCATCTCTCTGGTGTgaaagatgacatcatcaccaaaCTGGACAAAGCAGTGATCAGGACCAACTTGG TTTCTCCCTCACAGTTTCCTGCTGGTCCTGTTATTGGAGTTGTTGtaggactgctgctgctgctggcactCTGCATCACTGGACTCTTCCTCTGGAGAAGGAACCATCATG GATTCAGACCTGCAAACA ACTCTTCATCTCAGTTGGACAACACTTTAGCCCTAACTGATGACA ACTCCCAGTGA
- the LOC125906216 gene encoding class I histocompatibility antigen, Gogo-A*0101 alpha chain-like isoform X2 has translation MKLLLLFLFCHVSSPVKHSLEYLLTTSSGVPDFPDFVGTAVVDDILVANCNTNEKIIEPKQDWMKKIFQHFPEYMEEYTQMCLVNLPYGFKTTIFRLKQDLNQTGDLPSVSLLQKSPSSLVSCHATGFYPDRAMMFWRKDGEEIHEDVDIGEILPNHDGSFQMSVDLNLSSVPPEDWRSYDCVFHLSGVKDDIITKLDKAVIRTNLVSPSQFPAGPVIGVVVGLLLLLALCITGLFLWRRNHHGFRPANNSSSQLDNTLALTDDNSQ, from the exons atgaagtTACTTTTGTTGTTTCTCTTCTGTCATGTTTCATCTCCAG TGAAACACTCCCTGGAGTACTTGTTAACTACGTCTTCTGGAGTTCCAGACTTCCCAGACTTTGTGGGTACTGCAGTGGTTGATGACATTTTGGTGGCAAACTGCAACACCAATGAAAAGATAATAGAACCGAAACAGGACTGGatgaaaaaaatctttcaaCATTTTCCTGAGTACATGGAGGAGTACACTCAAATGTGTCTTGTGAATCTGCCATACGGGTTTAAAACTACGATCTTCCGTTTGAAGCAGGACTTGAACCAAACTGGAG ACCTTCCCTCAGTGTCTCTCCTCCAGAAGTCTCCCTCCTCTCTAGTCAGCTGCCACGCTACAGGTTTCTACCCTGACAGAGCCATGATGTtctggaggaaagatggagaggagattCATGAGGACGTGGACATCGGAGAGATCCTCCCCAACCATGATGGATCCTTCCAGATGAGTGTTGACCTGAACCTTTCATCAGTCCCACCTGAAGACTGGAGGAGCTACGACTGTGTGTTTCATCTCTCTGGTGTgaaagatgacatcatcaccaaaCTGGACAAAGCAGTGATCAGGACCAACTTGG TTTCTCCCTCACAGTTTCCTGCTGGTCCTGTTATTGGAGTTGTTGtaggactgctgctgctgctggcactCTGCATCACTGGACTCTTCCTCTGGAGAAGGAACCATCATG GATTCAGACCTGCAAACA ACTCTTCATCTCAGTTGGACAACACTTTAGCCCTAACTGATGACA ACTCCCAGTGA